The genomic region GAGTGCGGCCAGTTTGCGGACCGAGTCCTTGGCCTTCTGGTGGTCCCAGGCAAAAGCAGGATGGGGCACGCTTGCTTCGCCATGGGGCAGGGGCTTGAGTTTGGCGGAATCAACCACGTAGATCGTGTCGCTGACCACGGCAGTCCGGTCCGATTCCCGCCAGAGCCCGATCAGGCCGGGGGCGTGACCGGGGAAGTGGACGACTTCGAAGCCGGCCACTGAGTCGCCCTCCTCGACGGTGCCGGCGACTTCGACCGCGCCGCCGTCCCACCACCGGAGCATCGCCGGGTAGATCAGACGCACCGGATATGGCATCAGGGAAAGGTCGAAATAGGGAGGCATGAAGGCATCGGATTCGGCATCCGCGACCTCGTCGGGGTGGCAATAAACCGGCGGGCCGAGCTTCGGCGCGGTGCCGCGGTGGTCGCAGTGGCCGTGGCCGAGCACGATCCGGTCGACCCCGCCGAGTTCCTGGGCCACTCTCCGGTTGGCGCGGAGCATCATTCGGCTGCCGGCATCGAACTGGACGATCTTGCCGTCCGGGCCGCGCAGGAAGTAGATGTTCATGGCCTTTTTCAGATCACCGCGCAGGACGAAGATGCCATCGCCCACTTCTTCGAGTCCTTTTGGTGTCATGTTCTTTTCCATTCTTCTACGCTCCTTGTAGATGCCGGCCCACTGGAGAATCCTGATGCTCGTGATCTGCCTGTTTCTGGTCGCGTCGGTCGCGATCGGAGCGTTCAAACTGGCGAGCACTCCGACCGAGATCCTCGGCGCCGGATTTCAGGGCCTGCCCAAGTCCGAGTTTCCCAGATAGTGTTGCTTTGAAGACATGGCCGCGCATCGTATTGATCGCCGGGGCCACTAGTAGCATTGAAACGAATCGTCCCAGTAATCGAGGATGGGAGTCGCGTGGCCCTGTTTAAGCGAATTGTGGTTGGTACCGATGGTTCGGACTCGGCGCGGGAGGCCGTCCGCCAGGCCGCCAACCTGGCCCAGTTGACCGGCGCCGACCTCGACGTGGTCAGCGCCTATGAACCGGTGCCGAGCAGTCGGTCTTCGGCCGAAGCGGCCGGCGCCCCGGCCGACGTGGCCCACGAGTTCGGGCCGCGCGAAGACGTCAACTTCGCCCTTGACGGTGCCGCCGGCATCGCCAAGGACTTCGACGTCGAGATCACAAGACATCCGCTCGATGGGGATGCCGCCGACGCGATCATCCAGGTCGCCAAAGACACAGGCGCCGACCTGATCGTCGTCGGCAACAAGGGCATGACCGGAGCCAAGAGATTCCTGCTCGGGTCCGTACCGAACAAGGTCTCGCATCACTCGCCTTGCTCGGTAATCATCGTTCACACCACCTGAACTTTGGAGGCGGGCGGCGCACGGCGGGTCCCTATGCACGCCTGGACTTCGTCGACGCTCGCTCGGCTTGCTCATTGACGCAAGTCAAATCGCGTCGCCGGCTCGCTTTCTCCTCGCCAGCCGCGCCTAGGGCCTCCGCCTTACACCACCCTCAACAGAGGGTCATGGAACATCTGGGTTTACGGCCCGGCCGAGATTCATGATGCCTGCTCCGAATCCTGATGTCGGATCGTCCTTGGCGTAGTCGGGCAGGCGGGCCGTTCCGAGCAGGCGTTCCTTTACCTGGCGGGGGCCCTTGCCGTCCTTGAGCACGTCACTGGCGATGATCATGGCGGCGCCGGCGGAGACGTGGGCTGCGGCCATCGAA from Thermoleophilia bacterium harbors:
- a CDS encoding universal stress protein; the protein is MFKRIVVGTDGSDSAREAVRQAANLAQLTGADLDVVSAYEPVPSSRSSAEAAGAPADVAHEFGPREDVNFALDGAAGIAKDFDVEITRHPLDGDAADAIIQVAKDTGADLIVVGNKGMTGAKRFLLGSVPNKVSHHSPCSVIIVHTT
- a CDS encoding MBL fold metallo-hydrolase yields the protein MTPKGLEEVGDGIFVLRGDLKKAMNIYFLRGPDGKIVQFDAGSRMMLRANRRVAQELGGVDRIVLGHGHCDHRGTAPKLGPPVYCHPDEVADAESDAFMPPYFDLSLMPYPVRLIYPAMLRWWDGGAVEVAGTVEEGDSVAGFEVVHFPGHAPGLIGLWRESDRTAVVSDTIYVVDSAKLKPLPHGEASVPHPAFAWDHQKAKDSVRKLAALKPTTVFTGHEAPLRAPDLTDVLMAAADKY